Proteins from one Ramlibacter sp. PS4R-6 genomic window:
- a CDS encoding helix-turn-helix transcriptional regulator produces the protein MQEPAQAGELIGSIYEAGMDGSRWPAFMDKLRSALNAGFGNLWLLDKTRWSFNNDDSGDVCAFSGLDAATVGVYKDEYAKLNVWLPNALDLPEGALTVSSALYPDHRLKGTEFYDVFLRPNDLFYAVGSSVAQRGTTDVRLSFVRAERAGRYSTGELRLLQDLMPHLRNAVVLHRELYRSRALAASAMQALELLPVGVILLTPSGRVAHANRRAHDLCARSAGLRLDGAGGFRATAAAAHSDLERLVRDAIRTATGKGLGHGGSLRLRGPGGRLQVLVTPLGTFQAFGDDPMAAIFCSDPDAAIGHLSQSLESMYGMTPAEALLAEALVSGKSLQEYAESRSVTMNTVRTQLKSAMAKAGARRQADLVRIVLTGPAVFRRPD, from the coding sequence ATGCAGGAACCTGCCCAGGCAGGTGAGTTGATCGGGAGCATCTACGAGGCGGGCATGGACGGCAGCCGCTGGCCCGCCTTCATGGACAAGCTCCGCTCCGCGCTGAACGCGGGCTTCGGCAACCTGTGGCTCCTCGACAAGACGCGCTGGAGTTTCAACAACGACGACAGCGGCGACGTCTGCGCCTTCTCGGGGCTCGATGCGGCCACCGTGGGGGTGTACAAGGACGAATACGCCAAGCTGAACGTCTGGCTGCCCAACGCGTTGGACCTGCCCGAAGGCGCGCTCACCGTATCGTCCGCGCTCTACCCCGACCACCGGCTGAAGGGCACCGAGTTCTACGACGTGTTCCTGCGGCCCAACGACCTGTTCTACGCGGTGGGCAGTTCCGTCGCCCAGCGTGGCACCACCGACGTGCGATTGAGCTTCGTCCGCGCGGAACGGGCCGGCCGGTACTCCACCGGCGAACTGCGCCTGCTGCAGGACCTGATGCCGCACCTGCGCAACGCAGTCGTGCTGCACCGGGAGCTGTACCGGTCGCGCGCGCTCGCCGCGTCGGCGATGCAGGCGCTGGAGCTGCTGCCCGTCGGCGTGATCCTGCTGACCCCGTCGGGGCGGGTCGCCCATGCGAACCGCCGCGCCCATGACCTGTGCGCGCGCAGCGCCGGCTTGCGCCTGGACGGCGCGGGCGGCTTCCGCGCGACGGCCGCTGCGGCCCACTCGGATCTGGAGCGGCTGGTGCGCGACGCCATCCGCACCGCCACGGGCAAGGGGCTCGGCCACGGCGGCAGCCTGAGGCTGCGCGGTCCGGGCGGGCGCCTGCAGGTGCTGGTGACGCCGCTGGGCACCTTCCAGGCCTTCGGCGACGACCCGATGGCCGCGATCTTCTGCAGCGACCCCGACGCGGCCATCGGCCATCTCTCGCAAAGCCTGGAGAGCATGTACGGCATGACGCCCGCCGAGGCGCTGCTGGCCGAGGCGCTCGTCAGCGGCAAGTCGCTGCAGGAATACGCCGAAAGCCGCAGCGTGACGATGAACACCGTGCGCACGCAACTGAAGTCGGCCATGGCCAAGGCGGGCGCGCGGCGGCAAGCCGACCTGGTGCGCATCGTGCTAACGGGGCCCGCCGTCTTCCGGCGGCCCGACTGA
- a CDS encoding DUF962 domain-containing protein, giving the protein MKLETFGEFYAYYLTQHADPTCRTLHFIGSTLVLCTLGWVLATQTWWGLVLLPLIGYGFAWVGHFAFEKNKPASFGHPFYSFASDWVMWFQMLTGKVPFSGRLQTTAA; this is encoded by the coding sequence ATGAAGCTCGAAACCTTCGGCGAGTTCTATGCGTATTACCTGACGCAGCATGCCGACCCCACCTGTCGCACGCTGCACTTCATCGGGTCCACGCTGGTCCTGTGCACGCTGGGGTGGGTGCTGGCGACGCAGACGTGGTGGGGGCTCGTGCTGCTGCCCCTCATCGGCTACGGCTTTGCCTGGGTGGGGCACTTCGCATTCGAGAAGAACAAGCCCGCGAGCTTCGGGCACCCCTTCTACAGCTTCGCGAGCGACTGGGTGATGTGGTTCCAGATGCTCACGGGCAAGGTGCCGTTCTCGGGCCGCCTGCAGACCACCGCGGCCTGA
- a CDS encoding glycosyltransferase, with protein sequence MRFLFVHQNFPGQFRHVSAALAARGHEVVALGVNRAEPIAGVRHLLYEEPKLDHKTAGRNPLGPALDELRTKVLRGEAAARAMQALRAGGFEPDVVVVHSGWGEAFFVRDVFPKARFVAYAEYYYGAEGGDTGFDPEFSSGDATLASKRVRIKNTHLLHALNDCDVALAPTGFQKAQHPAWAQERIRVIHEGIDTQRFRPDPEATVTLRNAKLVLRPGDEVVTFVVRQLEPYRGYHVFMRALPLLQKLRPNLRVVLVGGDGTSYGAPPPKGKTWRAIFQEEVQAQLDMERIHFVGRVPHTVLTQLMQVSALHVYLTYPFVLSWSLLEAMSIGCLVLASDTAPVREVIEHGKNGLLTPFFDVEALAHAAAGALKNGKKLRPLREAARQTVVSRYDLASICLPAQVELLEKSSL encoded by the coding sequence ATGCGCTTCCTCTTCGTCCACCAGAACTTTCCCGGCCAGTTCCGCCATGTGTCCGCGGCGCTCGCCGCGCGCGGGCACGAGGTGGTCGCGCTCGGCGTCAACCGCGCGGAGCCGATCGCCGGCGTGCGGCACCTGCTGTACGAGGAGCCGAAACTCGACCACAAGACGGCGGGGCGCAACCCGCTGGGCCCGGCGCTCGACGAGCTGCGCACGAAGGTGCTGCGCGGCGAAGCGGCGGCGCGCGCGATGCAGGCCTTGCGCGCGGGCGGCTTCGAGCCCGACGTGGTCGTCGTGCATTCGGGCTGGGGCGAGGCCTTCTTCGTGCGGGACGTGTTCCCGAAGGCGCGCTTCGTCGCGTATGCGGAGTACTACTACGGCGCGGAAGGCGGCGACACGGGGTTCGATCCCGAGTTCTCGTCCGGCGACGCGACGCTTGCGTCCAAGCGCGTGCGCATCAAGAACACGCACCTGCTGCACGCGCTGAACGATTGCGACGTGGCGCTGGCCCCAACCGGGTTCCAGAAGGCGCAGCACCCGGCCTGGGCGCAGGAGCGCATCCGCGTCATCCACGAAGGCATCGACACGCAGCGCTTCCGGCCCGACCCCGAAGCCACGGTGACACTGCGCAACGCCAAGCTGGTGCTGCGACCGGGCGACGAGGTCGTGACCTTCGTCGTGCGCCAGCTCGAGCCGTACCGCGGCTACCACGTGTTCATGCGCGCGTTGCCCTTGCTGCAGAAGCTGCGGCCCAACCTGCGCGTGGTGCTGGTGGGCGGCGACGGCACGAGCTACGGCGCGCCGCCGCCCAAGGGCAAGACCTGGCGCGCGATCTTCCAGGAGGAAGTACAGGCGCAGCTGGACATGGAACGCATCCACTTCGTGGGCCGCGTGCCCCACACCGTGCTGACGCAGTTGATGCAGGTGTCGGCGCTGCACGTCTACCTCACGTACCCGTTCGTACTATCGTGGTCCTTGCTGGAGGCCATGAGCATCGGCTGCCTGGTGCTGGCCTCCGACACCGCGCCCGTGCGCGAAGTGATCGAGCACGGCAAGAACGGCCTGCTCACGCCCTTCTTCGATGTGGAAGCGCTTGCTCACGCGGCCGCCGGGGCGCTGAAGAACGGCAAGAAGCTGCGGCCGCTGCGCGAGGCGGCGCGCCAGACGGTGGTGTCGCGCTACGACTTGGCATCGATCTGCCTCCCCGCGCAGGTCGAACTGCTCGAAAAGTCGTCACTTTGA